From one Rubrobacter xylanophilus genomic stretch:
- the nusA gene encoding transcription termination factor NusA has protein sequence MNTALLSALHEIETEKGIPFETVKRVLEESLLAAYREREGAVEGAEVVLDRETGDLRVMKDGEDITPEDFDFTRIAASLMRQNFMQRLNEVHNQQLVKEYGERIGDVVTGIVQQAHRRMTIIDLGRVEALLPAGEQVPGERYENGQRLKVYLLDIKEAGRGPSIIVSRRHEGLLRGLFELEVPEIYDGLVEIKAVAREAGLRSKVAVWSNEPGIDPVGACVGPRGSRVRAVVSELRNEKIDIIQWDPDPARFIAKALSPARVREVYLDEEEKQAEVIVPDDQLSLAIGREGQNARLAVKLTDWKIDIKPESQAVEYEEEDEWEPDEGSSMHRCRAVLSNGKRCANMALPGSLFCGIPSHQAQAEEFEGLTEGSQEEEVADE, from the coding sequence GTGAATACTGCGCTGCTTTCGGCACTGCACGAGATCGAGACCGAGAAGGGCATCCCCTTCGAGACCGTGAAGCGGGTCCTCGAGGAGTCCCTGCTCGCCGCCTACAGGGAGCGCGAGGGGGCCGTGGAGGGTGCCGAGGTCGTCCTGGACCGGGAGACCGGGGATCTGCGGGTGATGAAGGACGGCGAGGACATCACCCCGGAGGACTTCGACTTCACCCGGATAGCCGCCTCCCTGATGCGCCAGAACTTCATGCAGCGCCTCAACGAGGTGCACAACCAGCAGCTGGTCAAGGAGTACGGCGAGCGGATCGGGGACGTGGTCACCGGGATCGTCCAGCAGGCGCACCGGCGGATGACGATCATAGACCTGGGCCGGGTGGAGGCGCTGTTGCCGGCTGGTGAGCAGGTTCCGGGCGAGCGCTACGAGAACGGCCAGCGCCTGAAGGTCTACCTCCTGGACATAAAGGAGGCCGGCAGGGGGCCGAGCATCATCGTCAGCCGCCGGCACGAGGGGCTGCTACGGGGCCTTTTCGAGCTGGAGGTGCCCGAGATCTACGACGGCCTGGTGGAGATAAAGGCCGTCGCCCGGGAGGCCGGGCTGCGCTCGAAGGTCGCGGTGTGGTCCAACGAGCCGGGGATAGACCCGGTCGGGGCCTGCGTGGGGCCGCGGGGCAGTAGGGTGCGGGCCGTGGTCTCCGAGCTCAGGAACGAGAAGATAGACATCATCCAGTGGGACCCCGACCCGGCGCGCTTTATAGCCAAGGCGCTCTCGCCGGCGCGCGTGCGCGAGGTCTACCTGGACGAGGAGGAGAAGCAGGCCGAGGTGATCGTACCGGACGACCAGCTCTCGCTGGCCATCGGCCGCGAGGGCCAGAACGCCCGCCTCGCCGTGAAGCTGACCGACTGGAAGATAGACATCAAGCCCGAGAGCCAGGCCGTCGAGTACGAGGAAGAGGACGAGTGGGAGCCAGACGAGGGCTCGAGCATGCACCGCTGCCGGGCGGTCCTCTCCAACGGGAAGCGGTGTGCCAACATGGCGCTGCCCGGCTCCCTCTTCTGCGGCATACCGTCGCACCAGGCCCAGGCCGAGGAGTTCGAGGGCCTGACCGAGGGCTCGCAGGAGGAGGAGGTGGCGGATGAGTAA
- a CDS encoding DHH family phosphoesterase — translation MEADTLRGNTVGEVARFLRTLERAAVTTHVGADGDAIGASAALVHLLRALGVEAVFCHREEVPNYLRWLIPDALKELPEGYDLLVVDTSRADRAGVPIPASGARLNLDHHEDNPLYAEYNLVDPRAAASAEIVARLFRELGIPFDREAAEAIYTGVRTDTGGFRFRNISPEAHELVADLLRAGVVPAEVDDRINRTGTIEQLNIVGTSMAKARRYGAVIVATVDNEDYARTGATELDSKEAIDCLRTVAGVDVVAHLREVPEGTKGSLRSETVDVGEIARLFGGGGHRLAAGFTMRGLRPHEAERKLLEALRGRVDLGEER, via the coding sequence ATGGAGGCGGACACCCTGCGCGGTAACACGGTGGGTGAGGTGGCGCGGTTTCTGCGCACGCTGGAGCGGGCCGCGGTGACGACCCACGTGGGCGCCGACGGGGACGCGATCGGGGCGTCGGCCGCCCTGGTGCACCTGCTGCGCGCCCTGGGGGTGGAGGCGGTCTTCTGCCACCGCGAGGAGGTTCCGAACTACCTCCGCTGGCTGATCCCGGACGCCCTGAAGGAGCTCCCCGAGGGCTACGACCTGCTGGTGGTGGACACCTCCCGGGCGGACCGCGCCGGGGTCCCGATCCCGGCCTCCGGCGCCCGGCTGAACCTGGACCACCACGAGGACAATCCTCTGTACGCCGAGTACAACCTGGTGGACCCCCGCGCCGCGGCGAGCGCGGAGATCGTGGCCCGCCTCTTCCGGGAGCTGGGGATCCCCTTCGACCGGGAGGCGGCCGAGGCGATCTACACCGGCGTCCGTACGGACACCGGCGGCTTCCGGTTCCGCAACATCTCGCCGGAGGCCCACGAGCTGGTGGCGGACCTGCTGCGCGCCGGCGTGGTCCCCGCCGAGGTGGACGACAGGATAAACCGCACCGGTACGATCGAGCAGCTGAACATCGTGGGCACCTCGATGGCCAAGGCCCGCCGCTACGGGGCGGTGATCGTCGCGACGGTGGACAACGAGGACTACGCCCGAACGGGCGCCACCGAGCTGGACTCGAAGGAGGCGATCGACTGCCTCCGCACGGTGGCGGGGGTGGACGTGGTGGCCCACCTCCGCGAGGTCCCGGAGGGGACGAAGGGCTCGCTGCGCTCGGAGACGGTGGACGTCGGCGAGATAGCCCGCCTGTTCGGCGGCGGGGGACACCGCCTGGCCGCGGGCTTCACGATGCGGGGGCTCCGCCCGCACGAGGCGGAGCGGAAGCTGCTGGAGG
- a CDS encoding DUF503 domain-containing protein: protein MFCAIRLELELPYASSLKDKRQTLRSLKDRLRRRNVSVVECDNHDFWQRATLELAVAAVSRGAAEEKREEVRRMLLNYEDLAILEWCEEFVKL from the coding sequence TTGTTCTGCGCCATACGCCTGGAGCTGGAGCTGCCCTATGCCTCCAGCCTGAAGGACAAGCGCCAGACCCTGCGTTCCCTCAAGGACCGGCTCCGGCGACGCAACGTCTCGGTCGTGGAGTGCGACAACCACGACTTCTGGCAGCGGGCGACCCTGGAGCTGGCGGTCGCCGCCGTCTCCCGGGGCGCCGCCGAGGAGAAGCGGGAGGAGGTGCGCCGGATGCTGCTGAACTACGAGGATCTGGCGATCCTGGAGTGGTGCGAGGAGTTCGTGAAGCTGTGA
- the infB gene encoding translation initiation factor IF-2: MSKRVYEIAKELDLDTKEVIGRLNAAGIEVKNHFASVEDPDYERVFGGGNGRSGAEEGPRKGGKGRQKKRRRVVIDASATNRGPRGGSATPRPPRERVREEAPAGREPEAAEGPVRVEPGATVRDLGEALGVPPTRIIQILMGLGEMKTVTQTLSTEEIELVAEELGRKVEVGTLEEPAPEEVAPEDSPEDLVEKPPVITVMGHVDHGKTSLLDRIRRTNVVSGEAGGITQHIGAYQVEQDGRRITFIDTPGHEAFTEMRARGARVTDIVVLVVAADDGVMPQTEEAIEHARAAGVPIVVAINKIDVPNANPDRVMGELAERGLTPEQWGGETVTVPVSAKTGEGIDDLLENILVVAELEELRANPKAPASGYVIESRLDPGRGPVATLLLNRGTLHRGDVVLAGTAYGRVRAMFDHNGQRIKEAGPGTPVEILGLSGVPEAGTRFEVAENERTARSRAQQAEERLRRQELAQSGPRRTTLEELLGEGGAQELNLVVKADVAGSVEALKEALAKLSTDEVRVNVVRSGVGAVTDSDIMLASASGGIVIGFNVRPTNTAKQVAEREGVEIRTYDVIYKVIEEIEAAMKGMLAPETAEQETATAEVRATFRVPNVGTVAGCYVTSGEIRRNNRVRVVRDGTVVYDGQIASLKRFKDDVRTVREGFECGVGIENFNDVKEGDVLEFYEVVEVPR; encoded by the coding sequence ATGAGTAAGCGCGTCTACGAGATCGCCAAGGAGCTCGACCTGGACACCAAGGAGGTCATAGGCCGCTTGAACGCCGCAGGGATCGAGGTGAAGAACCACTTCGCCTCGGTCGAGGACCCGGACTACGAGCGGGTCTTCGGCGGGGGCAACGGCCGTTCGGGGGCCGAGGAGGGGCCCCGGAAGGGAGGCAAGGGCCGCCAGAAGAAGCGGCGCCGGGTGGTCATAGACGCGAGCGCCACAAACCGCGGGCCCCGCGGCGGATCCGCGACTCCCCGTCCGCCCCGGGAGCGGGTCCGGGAGGAGGCGCCCGCGGGCCGGGAGCCGGAGGCCGCGGAGGGTCCCGTACGGGTCGAGCCCGGGGCCACGGTACGGGATCTCGGCGAGGCGCTCGGGGTTCCGCCCACGAGGATCATCCAGATCCTGATGGGGCTCGGGGAGATGAAGACGGTCACCCAGACGCTCTCCACCGAGGAGATAGAGCTCGTGGCCGAGGAGCTCGGCCGCAAGGTGGAGGTAGGGACTCTGGAGGAGCCCGCCCCGGAGGAGGTGGCCCCTGAGGACTCCCCGGAAGACCTCGTGGAGAAGCCCCCGGTCATCACCGTGATGGGGCACGTGGACCACGGCAAGACCTCTCTGCTGGACAGGATCCGGCGTACCAACGTGGTCTCCGGGGAGGCCGGCGGGATCACGCAGCACATCGGCGCCTACCAGGTGGAGCAGGACGGGCGCAGGATAACCTTCATCGACACCCCGGGACACGAGGCGTTTACCGAGATGCGGGCCCGCGGGGCGCGGGTGACGGACATCGTCGTGCTGGTGGTCGCCGCCGACGACGGGGTGATGCCGCAGACCGAGGAGGCGATCGAGCACGCCCGGGCGGCCGGGGTGCCGATCGTGGTGGCCATAAACAAGATCGACGTGCCCAACGCCAACCCGGACCGGGTGATGGGCGAGCTGGCGGAGCGCGGCCTGACGCCCGAGCAGTGGGGCGGCGAGACGGTGACGGTTCCGGTTTCGGCGAAGACGGGCGAGGGGATCGACGATCTTCTGGAGAACATCCTGGTCGTGGCCGAGCTGGAGGAGCTGCGGGCCAACCCGAAGGCTCCCGCGAGCGGCTACGTGATCGAGAGCCGGCTGGACCCGGGCCGCGGGCCGGTGGCGACGCTGCTCTTGAACCGTGGCACCCTGCACAGGGGGGACGTGGTCCTCGCCGGGACCGCCTACGGGCGGGTGCGGGCGATGTTCGACCACAACGGCCAGCGGATAAAGGAGGCCGGGCCGGGCACGCCGGTGGAGATCCTGGGGCTCTCCGGGGTCCCGGAGGCGGGCACCCGCTTCGAGGTCGCGGAGAACGAACGAACCGCCCGCTCCCGGGCGCAGCAGGCCGAGGAGCGGCTGCGGCGCCAGGAGCTGGCCCAGAGCGGCCCCCGCAGGACCACGCTGGAGGAGCTGCTCGGCGAGGGCGGCGCCCAGGAGCTCAACCTGGTGGTCAAGGCCGACGTGGCCGGGTCGGTGGAGGCGCTCAAGGAAGCGCTGGCCAAGCTCTCCACCGACGAGGTGCGGGTCAACGTGGTCCGCAGCGGTGTCGGGGCGGTCACCGACTCGGACATCATGCTGGCCTCCGCCAGCGGCGGGATCGTCATCGGCTTCAACGTCCGGCCGACCAACACCGCCAAGCAGGTGGCCGAGCGGGAGGGCGTGGAGATCCGGACCTACGACGTGATCTACAAGGTCATCGAGGAGATCGAGGCCGCCATGAAGGGGATGCTGGCCCCGGAGACGGCCGAGCAGGAGACGGCCACCGCCGAGGTCCGGGCGACCTTCCGGGTGCCGAACGTGGGCACTGTGGCCGGCTGCTACGTGACCTCCGGCGAGATCCGGCGCAACAACCGGGTCCGGGTGGTGCGCGACGGCACGGTGGTCTACGACGGCCAGATAGCCTCCCTGAAGCGCTTCAAGGACGACGTGCGCACGGTGCGCGAGGGCTTCGAGTGCGGCGTGGGCATCGAGAACTTCAACGACGTCAAGGAGGGCGACGTCCTGGAGTTCTACGAGGTCGTCGAGGTCCCGCGCTAG
- the rbfA gene encoding 30S ribosome-binding factor RbfA gives MNDARTRKIEARLKEIVGDEVASLSDPRLKGLVTVTGVRVSPNLSHATVFYSLLAGGDPEEAREGLQSAAGRIQAAVGAQTRLKRTPRLRFEPDPAVERATRIQRALREVSGEDGGGHPAR, from the coding sequence GTGAACGACGCCCGGACGCGTAAAATAGAGGCCCGGCTGAAGGAGATCGTGGGGGACGAGGTCGCGTCCCTCTCGGACCCGCGCCTGAAGGGGCTCGTGACGGTGACGGGCGTGCGGGTGAGCCCGAACCTCTCCCATGCCACGGTCTTCTACAGCCTGCTCGCCGGGGGCGACCCGGAGGAGGCCCGCGAGGGCCTGCAGAGCGCCGCCGGGCGGATACAGGCCGCAGTTGGCGCCCAGACGCGACTGAAGCGGACGCCCCGGCTGCGCTTCGAGCCGGACCCCGCGGTGGAGCGGGCGACGAGGATACAGCGAGCTCTGAGGGAGGTTTCGGGAGAGGATGGAGGCGGACACCCTGCGCGGTAA
- the rimP gene encoding ribosome maturation factor RimP produces the protein MVVTATRLDRLSEAVERVLPEGTELIEARFSRGPLLTLLVDREGGPVDHEFCARIISVVAPALEEEGYGGMIEVSSPGIERPLTRPSHFRRFVGHQVRVRVGEPVDGRRNFTGVIERVAEASFVLRLPEDGEEVELPFSSVTRAHLKEDLDK, from the coding sequence GTGGTAGTTACGGCGACCAGGCTGGACAGGCTGAGCGAGGCTGTGGAGCGGGTGCTCCCGGAAGGGACCGAGCTGATCGAGGCCCGGTTCTCTCGGGGGCCGCTGCTGACGCTGCTCGTGGACCGCGAAGGAGGTCCCGTGGACCACGAGTTCTGCGCGCGCATCATCTCCGTGGTGGCTCCGGCGCTGGAGGAGGAGGGTTATGGCGGCATGATCGAGGTCTCCTCGCCGGGCATCGAGCGGCCGCTGACCCGGCCCTCCCACTTCCGGCGCTTCGTGGGCCACCAGGTGCGGGTGCGGGTCGGCGAGCCCGTGGACGGCCGCCGGAACTTCACCGGCGTCATAGAGCGGGTCGCCGAGGCGAGCTTCGTTCTGAGGCTGCCCGAGGATGGCGAGGAGGTGGAGCTGCCGTTCAGTTCCGTGACCCGGGCCCACCTCAAGGAGGATCTGGACAAGTGA